In one Streptomyces venezuelae genomic region, the following are encoded:
- a CDS encoding GNAT family N-acetyltransferase — protein MPQLAPPTGLVHRSFIAAMEEFRAEGRGGPDDDTTLGTTLRDYGPRWRTPAVFEEYVAEVRAAAHPAAPHSVPVTTLWYVDGADYLGGIAVRHTVATRFLREYGGHIGYDVRPTARRRGHATDMLRACLPHAAELGLESVLVTCDTDNIGSRKVIEAAGGTFEDERSGKLRYWIRTGAARV, from the coding sequence GTGCCTCAACTCGCCCCGCCCACCGGCCTGGTGCACCGCTCCTTCATCGCCGCGATGGAGGAGTTCCGGGCCGAGGGGCGGGGCGGGCCCGACGACGACACGACGCTCGGCACCACCCTGCGCGACTACGGCCCGCGCTGGCGGACCCCGGCGGTCTTCGAGGAGTACGTCGCCGAGGTCCGCGCCGCCGCGCACCCCGCCGCCCCGCACTCCGTCCCCGTCACGACCCTCTGGTACGTCGACGGCGCCGACTACCTCGGCGGGATCGCCGTCCGGCACACCGTCGCCACCCGCTTCCTGCGCGAGTACGGCGGCCACATCGGCTACGACGTCCGCCCCACCGCCCGACGCCGCGGCCACGCCACCGACATGCTCCGCGCCTGCCTCCCGCACGCCGCCGAACTCGGCCTGGAATCCGTCCTGGTGACCTGCGACACCGACAACATCGGCTCGCGCAAGGTCATCGAGGCGGCGGGCGGCACGTTCGAGGACGAGCGGAGCGGGAAACTGCGGTACTGGATCCGAACCGGCGCCGCGCGCGTCTAG
- a CDS encoding TIGR03960 family B12-binding radical SAM protein — MSAESVFPQLEALLPHVQKPIQYVGGELNSTVKPWESCDVRWALMYPDAYEVGLPNQGVMILYEVLNEREGVLAERTYSVWPDLEALMREHQVPQFTVDSHRPVGAFDVFGLSFSTELGYTNMLTALDLAGIPLEAEDRTVEDPIVLAGGHAAFNPEPIAEFIDAAIIGDGEQAVLDMTEIIRAWKAEGRPGGRDEVLFRLARTGSVYVPRFYDVEYLPDGRIGRVVPNRSGVPWRVSKHTVMDLDEWPYPKQPLVPLAETVHERMSVEIFRGCTRGCRFCQAGMITRPVRERSITGIGDMVDKGLKATGFEEVGLLSLSSADHSEIADVAKGLADRYEEDKIGLSLPSTRVDAFNVDLANELTRNGRRSGLTFAPEGGSERMRKVINKMVSEEDLIRTVSTAYGNGWRQVKLYFMCGLPTETDEDVLQIADMATKVIQKGREVSGSNDIRCTVSIGGFVPKPHTPFQWAPQLSSEETDARLEKLRDKIRGDKKYGRSIGFRYHDGKPGIVEGLLSRGDRRIGAVIRAVYEEGGRFDGWREHFSYERWMRCAEKTLPEMGVDVDWYTTRERTYEEVLPWDHLDSGLDKDWLWEDWQDSLDETEVEDCRWTPCFDCGVCPQMDTHIQIGPTGKKLLPLTVVK, encoded by the coding sequence ATGTCTGCCGAATCGGTCTTCCCACAGCTCGAAGCTCTGCTCCCGCATGTGCAGAAGCCCATCCAGTACGTCGGCGGTGAGCTGAACTCCACCGTCAAGCCGTGGGAATCCTGTGACGTCCGCTGGGCGCTCATGTACCCGGACGCGTACGAGGTGGGACTGCCCAACCAGGGCGTCATGATCCTCTACGAGGTCCTCAACGAGCGCGAGGGCGTGCTCGCCGAGCGCACCTACAGCGTGTGGCCCGACCTGGAGGCCCTGATGCGCGAGCATCAGGTCCCCCAGTTCACCGTCGACTCGCACCGCCCCGTCGGTGCCTTCGACGTGTTCGGCCTGAGCTTCTCCACGGAGCTCGGGTACACGAACATGCTGACCGCCCTGGATCTCGCGGGCATCCCGCTGGAGGCCGAGGACCGCACGGTCGAGGACCCGATCGTCCTCGCCGGCGGTCACGCCGCCTTCAACCCCGAGCCGATCGCCGAGTTCATCGACGCCGCGATCATCGGTGACGGCGAGCAGGCCGTGCTCGACATGACGGAGATCATCCGCGCCTGGAAGGCCGAGGGCCGCCCCGGCGGCCGCGACGAGGTCCTCTTCCGCCTCGCCAGGACCGGCTCGGTCTACGTCCCGCGGTTCTACGACGTCGAGTACCTGCCGGACGGCCGCATCGGCCGCGTCGTCCCCAACCGCAGCGGCGTGCCGTGGCGCGTGTCCAAGCACACCGTCATGGACCTCGACGAGTGGCCCTACCCCAAGCAGCCCCTCGTCCCGCTCGCCGAGACCGTCCACGAGCGCATGTCCGTGGAGATCTTCCGCGGCTGCACCCGCGGCTGCCGTTTCTGCCAGGCCGGCATGATCACGCGCCCCGTGCGGGAGCGAAGCATCACCGGCATCGGCGACATGGTCGACAAGGGTCTCAAGGCGACCGGCTTCGAAGAGGTCGGCCTGCTCTCGCTCTCCTCCGCCGACCACAGCGAGATCGCCGACGTGGCCAAGGGCCTCGCCGACCGGTACGAGGAGGACAAGATCGGCCTGTCCCTCCCCTCGACCCGCGTCGACGCCTTCAACGTGGACCTCGCCAACGAGCTGACCAGGAACGGCCGCCGGTCGGGCCTGACCTTCGCCCCCGAGGGCGGCTCCGAGCGCATGCGCAAGGTCATCAACAAGATGGTGTCCGAGGAAGACCTCATCCGCACCGTCTCGACCGCGTACGGCAACGGCTGGCGCCAGGTGAAGCTGTACTTCATGTGCGGCCTGCCCACCGAGACCGACGAGGACGTCCTGCAGATCGCCGACATGGCGACGAAGGTCATCCAGAAGGGCCGCGAGGTCTCCGGCTCCAACGACATCCGCTGCACGGTGTCGATCGGCGGTTTCGTGCCGAAGCCCCACACACCCTTCCAGTGGGCCCCGCAGCTCTCCTCCGAGGAGACGGACGCCCGCCTGGAGAAGCTCCGCGACAAGATCCGCGGCGACAAGAAGTACGGCCGATCGATCGGCTTCCGCTACCACGACGGCAAGCCCGGCATCGTCGAAGGCCTGCTCTCGCGCGGCGACCGCCGCATCGGCGCCGTCATCCGCGCCGTCTACGAAGAGGGCGGCCGCTTCGACGGCTGGCGTGAGCACTTCAGTTATGAGCGCTGGATGCGGTGCGCCGAGAAGACGCTGCCCGAGATGGGCGTCGACGTCGACTGGTACACCACGCGCGAGCGCACCTACGAAGAAGTGCTGCCCTGGGACCACCTGGACTCCGGTCTCGACAAGGACTGGCTCTGGGAGGACTGGCAGGACTCGCTCGACGAGACCGAGGTCGAGGACTGCCGCTGGACCCCGTGCTTCGACTGCGGCGTCTGCCCGCAGATGGACACGCACATCCAGATCGGCCCCACCGGCAAGAAGCTCCTGCCGCTCACCGTCGTGAAGTAG
- a CDS encoding TIGR03936 family radical SAM-associated protein: MQRIRLRYTKRGRLRFTSHRDFQRAFERALRRAEVPMAYSAGFTPHPKVSYANAAPTGTGSEAEYLEIALTAPRDPDKLRELLDESMPAGLDIVDAVESRTSGLADRLTASVWELRLDGVEPATAQRAAEQFTTAEKVEVQRRTKNGMRTFDAREAVVSLKTVDGGPLADDADRPSDKPCAILRLVVRHVTPAVRPDDVLSGLRAVADLAPPVPAAVTRLAQGLFDEETGTVTDPLAPDREADTAAPPTAAVPAAAKAPAPEGPR; encoded by the coding sequence GTGCAGCGCATCCGACTGCGCTACACCAAGCGCGGCCGCCTCCGGTTCACCAGCCACCGTGACTTCCAGCGCGCCTTCGAGCGTGCGCTGCGCCGCGCCGAGGTGCCCATGGCGTACTCGGCGGGGTTCACCCCGCACCCCAAGGTGTCGTACGCCAATGCCGCACCCACCGGCACGGGCAGTGAGGCCGAGTACCTGGAGATCGCGCTCACCGCGCCGCGCGACCCGGACAAGCTCCGCGAGCTCCTCGACGAGTCGATGCCCGCCGGGCTCGACATCGTCGACGCCGTCGAGTCCCGCACCTCGGGACTCGCCGACCGGCTGACGGCCTCCGTCTGGGAGCTGCGCCTGGACGGCGTGGAGCCCGCGACGGCGCAGCGCGCCGCCGAGCAGTTCACGACGGCCGAGAAGGTCGAGGTGCAGCGCCGCACGAAGAACGGCATGCGCACCTTCGACGCACGCGAGGCCGTGGTGAGCCTGAAGACCGTCGACGGCGGACCGCTCGCCGACGACGCTGATAGGCCGAGCGACAAGCCCTGTGCGATACTGCGGCTGGTTGTTCGGCACGTGACACCTGCCGTACGACCTGACGACGTCCTGTCCGGTCTCCGAGCTGTGGCCGACCTGGCGCCGCCGGTCCCCGCAGCGGTGACCAGGCTGGCGCAGGGGCTTTTCGATGAAGAGACCGGCACGGTGACCGACCCGCTCGCGCCCGACCGCGAGGCAGACACGGCCGCTCCACCCACGGCCGCCGTACCTGCCGCCGCGAAGGCGCCGGCGCCGGAAGGCCCCCGGTAG